From Verrucomicrobia bacterium S94, the proteins below share one genomic window:
- a CDS encoding efflux RND transporter permease subunit, translating into MNPAAFALKKRTVMVVMTVLLIIAGLMSYQRLGRLENPNFTIKTALVVTQYPGASPAEVEEEVTDPIEEAIQAMSQLKEVYSTSMEGLSLIYVDIQDTYQSSELPQIWDELRKKVGDMQGELPPGAGTPVINDDFGDVYGVLFSLTGEGYSYADLKAYAEELKTELLSCDDVARIAFWGLQQEVIYVEFERARITELGLSPEQIAGILQSQNVVQPSGKVEIDGNYIRITPTGDFASEQVIADLYVGDGDRLVRLGDIATVSRGYYDPKFQIMTFNGEPAIAIGISTVAGGNVVTMGESIKEKLAELEKTRPEGMELNSIYYQSEMVTQAVNGFVMNLIQAVIIVIVLLMFFMGWQSGLLIGAVLLLNIAATLLGMYIMEIELQKISLGALILALGMLVDNAIVVADGILIRVERGESREEAAVDVVRDTQWPLLGATFISILAFTAIGFAPGNIGEFCRSLFYVMLLSLLISWVLAVTVTPLFCVWFLKIPDTHGADPYDKPMFRRYRKVLHLTVHHRIITVGATLILLFAAFFGFRFVPQAFFPGSPTPYFFVNYWRPAGTHIDRTAEDVAKIDEYIRAMDGVKQTSTFVGEGTLRFMLSYNYETPDPSYGMILVETEDYHDIPEMVEKIDFYLKQNYYDAEPYCSKIPNGPALGFYVEARFSGPDKAVLEQLGRQALEIMQNEPTAKDVRLDWRQQVQVLRPVFSETQARRVGVTRADLASSLQLNFNSTPVGLYREENELIPILFRPPESERTSIDNFDQIQVWSSVSKTFIPIGQVVSDLEKVWEWPYVMRRDRRNTITAQCNPVHGLPETLRRKIADKIEAIERPPGYRFEWAGEAEESAEAQAPLAATFPLCMLGMFVITIWLFNSVRRPMIIFMCVPLSIIGVTTALLLTGMPFGFMSILGFLGLSGMLIKNAIVLIDEIELQLERGIEPYKAVLDSSVSRMRPVIMAAGTTILGMAPLLTDALYSGMAVTIMGGLFAATFLTLIVVPVVYTLVYRIKADQEHL; encoded by the coding sequence ATGAATCCAGCAGCTTTTGCTTTAAAAAAACGTACCGTGATGGTTGTGATGACCGTCCTGCTGATTATCGCGGGATTGATGTCCTACCAGCGTCTCGGTCGTCTGGAAAATCCGAACTTCACCATCAAAACCGCGCTGGTGGTCACGCAGTATCCCGGCGCAAGCCCGGCCGAAGTGGAAGAGGAGGTCACGGATCCGATTGAGGAGGCGATTCAGGCGATGAGTCAGCTGAAAGAGGTCTATTCCACTTCTATGGAAGGGCTTTCGCTGATCTACGTTGATATCCAGGATACATATCAAAGTTCTGAACTGCCTCAGATCTGGGACGAGCTGCGCAAAAAGGTGGGTGATATGCAGGGCGAGCTGCCGCCCGGTGCCGGAACTCCGGTCATTAACGATGATTTCGGCGATGTGTACGGAGTTCTTTTTTCACTGACCGGTGAGGGGTATTCCTATGCTGATCTCAAAGCCTATGCCGAAGAACTGAAGACCGAACTGCTGAGTTGCGACGACGTCGCCCGCATTGCCTTCTGGGGGCTTCAGCAGGAAGTGATTTATGTTGAATTCGAACGCGCCCGCATTACAGAGCTGGGATTATCGCCCGAGCAGATTGCCGGCATCCTGCAGTCGCAGAACGTGGTGCAGCCGAGCGGCAAGGTTGAAATTGACGGCAATTATATCCGTATTACACCCACCGGAGATTTTGCCAGTGAACAGGTGATTGCCGATCTTTATGTCGGCGACGGAGACCGGCTGGTCCGGCTTGGCGATATTGCCACGGTTTCGCGGGGATACTACGACCCGAAATTTCAGATTATGACCTTTAACGGGGAACCCGCCATTGCAATCGGTATATCCACCGTTGCGGGCGGCAACGTCGTGACCATGGGCGAGTCCATTAAGGAAAAACTGGCCGAGCTGGAAAAGACGCGACCCGAAGGCATGGAGCTCAATTCCATTTATTACCAGAGCGAAATGGTGACCCAGGCGGTGAACGGTTTTGTGATGAATCTCATCCAGGCGGTGATCATTGTGATTGTTCTGCTGATGTTTTTCATGGGCTGGCAGAGCGGTCTGCTGATCGGTGCGGTATTGCTGCTCAATATCGCCGCTACGCTGCTGGGTATGTATATTATGGAGATCGAACTGCAGAAAATTTCGCTCGGTGCCCTGATTCTCGCACTCGGGATGCTGGTGGATAATGCCATCGTGGTTGCGGATGGGATTCTCATTCGCGTAGAGCGCGGGGAAAGCCGGGAAGAAGCTGCGGTTGACGTGGTGCGCGATACGCAATGGCCGCTGCTGGGAGCCACGTTTATTTCGATTCTTGCTTTTACGGCCATCGGTTTTGCGCCGGGTAACATCGGCGAGTTCTGCCGTTCGCTGTTTTATGTCATGCTGCTTTCACTGCTGATCAGCTGGGTACTGGCGGTTACAGTGACACCGCTGTTTTGTGTCTGGTTCCTGAAGATTCCGGATACGCACGGGGCGGATCCGTATGACAAGCCGATGTTCCGCCGCTACCGTAAGGTACTGCATCTGACGGTTCATCACCGGATCATTACGGTGGGTGCCACGCTGATCCTGCTCTTTGCTGCATTCTTCGGTTTCCGGTTTGTGCCGCAGGCCTTTTTTCCGGGATCACCGACGCCATACTTTTTTGTGAATTACTGGCGGCCTGCGGGAACTCATATTGACCGCACAGCGGAGGATGTGGCCAAAATTGATGAATACATCCGTGCCATGGACGGCGTGAAGCAGACCTCCACGTTTGTGGGTGAGGGTACGTTGCGCTTTATGCTTTCCTACAATTATGAGACGCCGGATCCGAGTTACGGGATGATTCTCGTTGAAACGGAAGATTATCACGATATTCCGGAGATGGTGGAAAAGATTGATTTCTACCTCAAACAGAACTATTACGATGCGGAGCCCTACTGCAGTAAAATTCCGAACGGGCCTGCGCTGGGCTTCTATGTGGAAGCCCGGTTTTCCGGTCCGGATAAAGCCGTGCTGGAGCAACTCGGCCGTCAGGCACTGGAGATTATGCAGAACGAGCCTACGGCAAAAGATGTGCGGCTGGACTGGCGTCAGCAGGTGCAGGTGCTGCGCCCTGTATTTTCCGAAACACAGGCTCGCCGGGTCGGTGTGACCCGCGCGGATCTGGCCTCTTCGCTTCAGCTCAATTTCAACAGTACGCCGGTCGGGCTTTACCGCGAGGAGAATGAACTGATTCCGATTCTGTTCCGGCCACCGGAATCAGAGCGTACATCCATCGATAATTTCGACCAGATTCAGGTGTGGAGTTCGGTCAGCAAAACCTTCATTCCGATCGGTCAGGTTGTGTCTGATCTGGAAAAAGTGTGGGAATGGCCCTACGTGATGCGCCGGGACCGCCGCAATACGATTACGGCACAGTGTAATCCCGTTCACGGCCTGCCCGAAACGCTGCGCCGTAAGATTGCGGATAAGATTGAGGCCATTGAACGGCCGCCGGGTTATCGTTTTGAGTGGGCGGGCGAAGCCGAAGAATCGGCCGAAGCACAGGCCCCGCTGGCGGCGACCTTCCCGTTGTGTATGCTGGGCATGTTTGTGATTACGATCTGGCTGTTTAACTCGGTGCGGCGTCCGATGATTATCTTTATGTGTGTTCCGCTGTCGATCATCGGGGTGACTACCGCCTTACTGCTCACCGGTATGCCGTTCGGTTTTATGTCGATTCTCGGTTTCCTGGGGCTGTCGGGTATGCTGATCAAAAATGCCATCGTTCTGATTGATGAAATTGAACTGCAGCTGGAACGTGGAATTGAGCCGTATAAAGCGGTGCTCGATTCATCGGTCAGTCGTATGCGGCCGGTGATTATGGCGGCCGGAACCACGATTCTCGGTATGGCTCCGCTTCTGACCGATGCCCTGTATTCGGGGATGGCGGTTACTATTATGGGGGGTCTTTTTGCGGCCACCTTCCTGACGCTGATTGTGGTGCCGGTGGTTTACACGCTCGTTTACCGCATCAAAGCGGATCAGGAACATCTTTAG
- a CDS encoding TolC family protein produces the protein MKKWILFALMMPLLGAAQTNGLSLADVRLRVLDGNPSVREAIQRIAAAEAVLTQARSAYLPTVTLSGSYGHFDASLHPDIDVTTRYSDSFIQGTGGLQANWLLFDGFAREARSLAAKYGVQQSHEFAAETRRLLIQSATVAYRQAQLARENVAIARRDLAFNRNLEADAQKRFKAGDLPESDVHNFSIRALQAETSELQAELDYKTACTILAELMALPEARLPESMQPLSIDFDEGGSIPDLESAFRYALVHRPDYQAFTSGRLALAQQTRAAKGEMLPKIFLTGEMNYADRSGYSTAGDHGNYDSFAGVTASWDLFSGGRKAAAVKEAQAEMRALEQQQESLRLSIRSSLQKRIDEAAMSREVFLRAEKIHQLSVQVRDSVEKSYKAGMAPITRLNEVQTDLVRARGTYASSYIAYQLVLNQLDIETGRILAELE, from the coding sequence ATGAAGAAATGGATTTTATTTGCGTTGATGATGCCGTTACTGGGCGCGGCTCAGACCAACGGGCTGAGCCTGGCGGATGTCCGGTTGAGGGTACTTGACGGCAACCCGTCTGTCCGCGAAGCAATCCAGCGTATTGCGGCTGCCGAAGCCGTGCTGACACAGGCGCGTTCGGCGTATCTGCCGACGGTTACATTGAGTGGGTCCTACGGCCATTTTGATGCGAGCCTTCATCCGGATATAGATGTCACAACGCGCTACAGCGACAGTTTTATTCAGGGGACCGGCGGTCTTCAGGCCAACTGGCTGCTGTTCGACGGTTTTGCCCGCGAAGCACGTTCGCTGGCGGCGAAATACGGTGTGCAGCAATCACACGAATTTGCTGCGGAGACGCGACGGCTGCTGATTCAGTCTGCCACAGTTGCTTATCGGCAGGCTCAACTGGCCCGGGAAAATGTAGCCATTGCCCGGCGCGACCTCGCCTTTAACCGGAACCTTGAGGCGGATGCGCAGAAGCGTTTTAAAGCGGGGGATCTGCCGGAATCGGATGTGCATAACTTTTCTATCCGGGCGCTGCAGGCGGAGACTTCGGAACTGCAGGCGGAGCTGGACTATAAAACCGCCTGCACGATTCTTGCGGAGCTGATGGCTCTGCCTGAAGCCCGGCTTCCGGAATCCATGCAGCCGCTTTCGATTGATTTTGATGAAGGCGGATCCATTCCGGATCTGGAGAGTGCGTTCCGCTATGCGCTTGTGCATCGTCCGGACTACCAGGCGTTCACCTCCGGCCGACTTGCTCTGGCCCAGCAGACGCGTGCGGCAAAAGGCGAAATGCTGCCCAAGATATTTCTGACCGGGGAAATGAATTATGCCGACCGCAGCGGTTATTCCACGGCGGGGGATCACGGCAATTATGATTCGTTTGCCGGGGTGACAGCTTCCTGGGATCTTTTTTCCGGGGGGCGTAAAGCGGCGGCAGTGAAAGAGGCCCAGGCCGAAATGCGTGCACTGGAGCAGCAGCAGGAATCGCTACGTCTCTCCATCCGCTCTTCCTTGCAGAAACGGATTGATGAAGCGGCAATGAGTCGGGAGGTTTTTCTACGGGCGGAAAAAATCCATCAGCTTTCCGTTCAGGTGCGGGACAGTGTGGAAAAGTCCTATAAAGCCGGCATGGCCCCGATTACCCGTCTGAATGAGGTGCAGACCGATCTGGTCCGTGCGCGGGGTACTTACGCCTCTTCCTATATTGCCTATCAGTTGGTGCTGAATCAGCTCGATATTGAGACCGGCCGCATTCTGGCGGAACTCGAATAG
- a CDS encoding acyloxyacyl hydrolase: MRVDAGGGLYFGVGAGPQGGTLTEPDQYNAVVDLGYMFYSKEWTRVEFDLGAGVTWLGSNEHKDAVYAFSIIPALRLYFWNTASFRTYVMAAAGPTYLTESYLGNMELGGYFAFNDFVGVGVRFGEEEKWNATLGWRHISNAGLFRPNRGFDVPVYFLLGKKL, encoded by the coding sequence ATGAGGGTCGATGCCGGGGGAGGACTCTATTTCGGTGTAGGGGCCGGCCCTCAGGGCGGAACATTGACGGAACCGGACCAATACAATGCCGTGGTTGATCTCGGGTATATGTTTTATTCCAAGGAATGGACCCGGGTGGAATTTGATCTCGGGGCCGGCGTTACCTGGCTGGGCAGCAATGAACACAAAGATGCGGTTTACGCTTTTTCAATTATTCCCGCTCTCCGGTTGTATTTCTGGAACACTGCATCGTTTCGGACATATGTAATGGCTGCTGCCGGTCCTACCTATCTGACGGAGAGCTATCTCGGAAACATGGAACTGGGCGGATATTTTGCCTTTAACGATTTTGTGGGAGTCGGCGTGCGGTTCGGTGAGGAAGAGAAATGGAATGCAACCCTGGGGTGGCGTCACATTTCCAACGCCGGGCTGTTCAGGCCGAACCGCGGATTCGATGTGCCGGTCTATTTTCTGCTCGGTAAAAAGCTGTAA
- a CDS encoding TetR family transcriptional regulator has protein sequence MARRTKEEAAQTRIDILEAALRIFSEKGYSRTTFVDIAAEIGRSKGAVYWHFKTKTDLLAAVIIYAEERLCKGTSALPDSVEEMREHVLEYARLFVCDERAWQFEFFCSFQIEWSTEMMEEVREKLKTLRDDPMQLLVEKLDHLQEIGALKRDKKAETLARCFGAVWVGAVHLSMYGDIGREKFIEVLMDGFDLVIGSQKA, from the coding sequence ATGGCACGGCGGACAAAAGAAGAGGCGGCACAGACCCGGATTGATATTCTGGAGGCGGCGCTCAGAATCTTTTCAGAAAAAGGTTATTCGAGAACAACCTTTGTGGATATTGCTGCGGAAATCGGCCGCTCAAAAGGTGCGGTTTACTGGCATTTCAAAACCAAGACCGATTTGCTGGCGGCGGTCATTATCTATGCAGAAGAGCGCCTGTGTAAAGGCACTTCCGCACTGCCGGATTCGGTAGAGGAGATGCGTGAGCATGTGCTGGAATACGCCCGTCTGTTTGTCTGTGATGAGCGGGCGTGGCAGTTTGAATTTTTCTGTTCGTTTCAGATTGAGTGGTCGACGGAGATGATGGAGGAAGTGCGGGAAAAGCTGAAGACGCTGCGCGATGATCCGATGCAGTTGCTGGTGGAAAAACTGGATCACCTGCAGGAGATAGGTGCGCTAAAGCGCGATAAAAAGGCTGAGACACTGGCCCGGTGTTTCGGCGCGGTGTGGGTGGGCGCGGTACATCTGTCTATGTATGGAGATATCGGCCGTGAAAAATTTATTGAAGTGCTGATGGATGGGTTCGATCTGGTGATCGGCAGTCAGAAGGCCTAG
- a CDS encoding efflux RND transporter periplasmic adaptor subunit, with amino-acid sequence MLKQIIAIVVFIVTFAVGIGVGIFAGKMMSMDMSAMMGGPGEMPPPAVKAIEVAEGPVDVREEYIASVEPVQQVRVKTEVAGYIDEVHFTEGSMVKAGDLLFTVDQKRYQSMVEAREADLASAEAELNRAERYFERIEKAGSSVSQSDKDQAEALKLQAMANLKQAEANLTVARLDLEYSEIRAPIDGRIGAALVTKGNYIDPMMGETLATIVQLDPVRVVFSVTDRAYLQYRERVTAGSTDELVARVRLPTGTELPAIGKKDFDDNTMNERTGTMTVRYLFDNPDELLVPGGYVSILVGPADRPAGIRIPQQAILVDQEGPYVLTADKEGTIGVARVTLGEPVEKDYVITSGLKSGDRVVVDGVQKVQPGASATVTLMEAAQ; translated from the coding sequence ATGTTGAAACAGATTATAGCTATTGTCGTATTCATTGTGACGTTCGCAGTGGGTATCGGCGTCGGAATTTTTGCCGGGAAAATGATGTCCATGGATATGTCGGCCATGATGGGTGGGCCCGGAGAAATGCCTCCGCCGGCGGTGAAGGCGATTGAAGTTGCGGAGGGACCGGTGGATGTGCGGGAGGAATATATCGCCTCCGTTGAGCCGGTTCAGCAGGTGAGGGTGAAAACCGAGGTTGCGGGGTATATCGATGAAGTGCACTTTACGGAAGGCTCGATGGTGAAGGCGGGCGATCTGCTTTTTACGGTGGATCAGAAACGGTATCAGTCGATGGTGGAGGCCCGCGAGGCCGATCTGGCCAGCGCGGAGGCCGAGCTCAACCGGGCAGAGCGTTATTTTGAGCGGATTGAAAAAGCCGGCAGCAGTGTGTCGCAATCCGATAAGGATCAGGCTGAAGCGCTGAAACTGCAGGCAATGGCCAACCTGAAACAAGCCGAAGCCAATCTAACTGTGGCCCGGCTGGATCTTGAATATTCGGAAATCCGTGCCCCGATCGATGGGCGCATTGGGGCGGCACTGGTTACAAAGGGTAACTATATTGATCCCATGATGGGTGAGACGCTGGCAACCATTGTTCAGCTGGATCCGGTCCGCGTAGTTTTTTCGGTCACTGACCGGGCTTATCTTCAGTATCGCGAACGCGTCACTGCGGGCTCCACTGATGAACTGGTCGCTCGGGTTCGTCTGCCGACCGGAACAGAACTTCCCGCCATCGGAAAAAAGGATTTTGATGATAATACCATGAATGAGCGTACTGGAACGATGACTGTGCGTTATCTGTTTGATAATCCGGATGAACTGCTGGTGCCTGGGGGATATGTTTCCATTCTCGTCGGTCCGGCGGACCGGCCGGCGGGTATTCGTATTCCGCAACAGGCGATTCTGGTCGACCAGGAGGGGCCCTATGTTCTGACTGCAGATAAAGAGGGCACAATCGGGGTTGCACGCGTTACGCTCGGTGAACCGGTTGAAAAGGATTATGTGATTACGTCGGGGTTGAAGTCCGGTGACCGTGTGGTGGTAGACGGTGTGCAGAAAGTACAGCCGGGAGCTTCCGCAACCGTTACGCTTATGGAGGCGGCACAATGA